From one Desulfuromonadales bacterium genomic stretch:
- a CDS encoding PTS sugar transporter subunit IIA, whose product MNLSVKDAARLLSVSEKTIYRWIKQAIVPAYRVHEQYRFNRAELLEWATARRISVAPEAFQEPEADPSPLPSLSEALEAGGVFYRLEGKSRDEVLADLVAHLRLPEEVDRPYLLQVLIARERLASTAVGDGIAIPHPRNPVLLHVTRPTVTLGFLENPVDFQALDGRPVSILFTLITPTLRAHLHLLSKLGFVLRDRRFRKVLEGQGSREEIFAALRSAEVERKR is encoded by the coding sequence ATGAACCTTTCTGTGAAAGACGCCGCCCGGCTGCTGAGCGTCTCGGAGAAGACGATCTACCGCTGGATCAAGCAGGCGATCGTTCCCGCCTACCGGGTCCACGAGCAGTACCGGTTCAACCGGGCGGAACTGCTCGAATGGGCTACCGCCCGTCGCATCAGCGTGGCGCCCGAGGCCTTCCAGGAGCCGGAGGCCGACCCCTCGCCCCTGCCGTCGCTGAGCGAGGCACTCGAGGCCGGGGGGGTCTTCTACCGGCTCGAGGGAAAAAGCCGTGACGAGGTGCTGGCCGACCTGGTCGCCCATCTGCGCCTGCCCGAGGAAGTCGATCGCCCCTATCTGCTCCAGGTCCTGATCGCCCGCGAGCGGCTCGCCTCCACCGCCGTCGGCGACGGCATCGCCATCCCCCACCCGCGCAACCCGGTACTGCTCCACGTCACCCGGCCGACGGTCACCCTCGGCTTCCTGGAAAACCCGGTCGACTTCCAGGCCCTCGACGGCCGGCCGGTCAGCATTCTCTTCACGCTCATCACGCCGACTCTGCGTGCCCATCTGCACCTGCTCTCCAAGCTCGGCTTCGTTCTCAGGGACCGCCGCTTCCGCAAGGTGCTGGAAGGGCAGGGGAGCCGGGAGGAGATTTTCGCCGCCCTGCGCAGTGCTGAAGTCGAGCGGAAAAGATAA
- a CDS encoding alpha/beta fold hydrolase, producing the protein MGRNSSRQITLCDGRCLGWAEYGDPQGGPLLYFHGFPASRLEAALTDEAAARLGIRVIAPDRPGIGLSDFQPGRAIGDWPADVAELADALGLGRFAVLGVSGGGPYALACAANIPERLSAVGIVGGLGPLDKVGATRGMSLLSRFFLQLFRQAPVAGRAFFALAAQMARHSPERLFALFTANVPGPDREVLARPAIRGIFLASLDEAARRVSQGGARELYLYTRPWGIDFARIRVTVDLWHGRLDATAPVGMGEDLARTIPGCRSRFLPDEGHFSLPLRRMEDILRTLRAD; encoded by the coding sequence ATGGGAAGAAACAGCAGCCGACAAATCACCCTCTGCGACGGGCGCTGCCTCGGCTGGGCCGAATACGGCGACCCGCAGGGCGGGCCGCTCCTCTACTTTCACGGCTTTCCCGCCTCGCGCCTGGAGGCGGCACTGACCGACGAAGCGGCGGCACGGCTCGGTATCCGGGTCATCGCCCCCGACCGCCCCGGTATCGGGCTCTCCGACTTTCAGCCCGGCCGCGCCATCGGCGACTGGCCGGCGGACGTGGCGGAACTGGCCGACGCCCTCGGACTGGGACGCTTCGCCGTGCTGGGGGTGTCAGGGGGAGGGCCCTACGCTCTGGCCTGCGCGGCGAACATCCCGGAGCGGCTCTCCGCCGTCGGCATCGTCGGCGGCCTCGGACCGCTTGACAAGGTCGGAGCAACTCGGGGCATGAGCCTTTTGAGCCGTTTCTTCCTGCAGCTCTTCCGGCAGGCACCGGTTGCCGGGCGGGCATTCTTCGCCCTGGCTGCACAGATGGCCCGCCACAGCCCGGAGCGCCTCTTCGCCCTGTTCACCGCCAACGTACCCGGACCGGACCGGGAAGTCCTCGCCAGACCGGCGATCCGCGGCATCTTTCTCGCTTCTCTGGACGAGGCGGCCCGCCGCGTCTCGCAAGGGGGGGCGCGCGAACTCTACCTCTACACCCGCCCCTGGGGGATCGACTTCGCCCGCATCAGGGTGACGGTCGACCTCTGGCACGGCCGGCTCGATGCCACCGCCCCCGTGGGCATGGGAGAAGATCTGGCCCGAACCATCCCTGGCTGCCGAAGCCGGTTCCTTCCCGACGAAGGCCATTTCTCGCTGCCGCTGCGCCGAATGGAGGACATTCTCCGCACCCTCCGTGCCGATTAA